A segment of the Streptomyces sp. L2 genome:
TGCTGCTGTCCAAGGTGCTCCAGCTGAACCAGACCCAGGAGCAGTCCCTCGGCCTGATCTTCCACTACGCCGACACCAAGGGCCTGGAGCTGATCGACCTCAAGGACCTCAGGGCGGTCGTCGCCTTCCTCACCTCCGACGAGGGCAAGGAGGAGCTGAAGAACATCGGCGGGCTGTCCACCGCCACGGCCGGGGTGATCCTGCGCTCCCTGACCGCCTTCGAGGCGCAGGGCATGTCCGACTTCTTCGGGGAGCCGGAGTTCGACACGGCGGAGCTGCTGCGCACCTCGGAGGACGGGCGGGGCATCGTCTCCGTGCTCGAACTCCCCGCCGTGCAGGACAAACCGCAGCTGTTCTCGACGTTCCTGATGTGGCTGCTGGCCGACCTCTTCCACGACCTGCCCGAGGTGGGCGACGCCGACAAGCCCAAGCTGGTGTTCTTCTTCGACGAGGCGCACCTGCTGTTCAACGACGCCTCCAAGGCGTTCCTGGACTCCATCACGCAGACCGTGCGGCTGATTCGCTCGAAGGGGGTCGGCGTCTTCTTCGTCACCCAGACCCCGAAGGACGTACCGTCCGACGTGCTCGGCCAGCTCGGCAACCGCGTCCAGCACGCGCTGCGCGCCTTCACGCCGGACGACCAGAAGGCGCTGAAGGCCACCGTGAAGACCTTCCCGAACTCCCCCTACGACCTCGAAGAGCTGCTCACCGGGCTGGGGACCGGTGAGGCCGTGGTGACCGTGCTCAGCGAGAAGGGGGCGCCGACGCCGGTCGCCGCGACCCGGCTGCGGGCGCCGGAGTCCCGGATGGGGCCGGTGGAGGGGGCGGAGCTGGACCGGTCGGTGCAGGGGTCGCCGCTCTACGGACGTTATGCACAGGCTGTGGATCGTGAGTCGGCGTATGAGAAGTTGACGGCGGCGGCCGAGGCCGAGGCCGCCGCCGAGGCTCCTGCGGGCGGCGGTGGTGGTGGCAAGGCCGAGGGGCGCGCGAAGGCCAAGGCGAAGGCGAAGGATGAGGAGTCCCTCGTCGAGCAGGTCGTGAGCAGTGGGATGTTCAAGTCGCTGGCGCGGTCGGTGGGGACGCAGATCGGGCGGGAGATCACTCGGTCGTTGTTCGGGACGGCTCGGCGGCGGCGGTAGTCCGGCGGTGGTGGGTTCTCGCCGGTGGGTTTTCGCCCCCCCCCGCCGCCCCTTCCCTTCCCGTCCCTGGGGCTTCGCCCCTAGACCCCCTTTTGCGCAGTTGCCCGCGCCCCTTTCGCAGCTCCCCGGCCTCGGACTCGGAATGCCGTGATGATCTCTACGATGCCTACGGCGATCAGCCACCAGCCGCCGAGGAGGGTCAGTACGGCGACGGAGCGGAACGGGGAGTCGATGAGGACGATCCCGGCGATGAAGGTGACGACGCCGAGGAAGGCGTGCCAGCCCCGTGCGGGCATGCGGGAGTCGGAGGCGGCGGCCAGGGTCTGGGTGATCCCGCGGATCAGCCAGCCGATGCCGATCCACAGGCCCAACAGCAGGATCGACTGCATGGGCCCCCGGAAGCAGAACAGGCCCAGCAGGATCGACAGGGCACCGCTGACGAAGGCCAGGACGCGCAGCGAGGTCCTCCTGTGGGTGCCGAAGGCGGCGACCAGCTGGAAGATGCCGCTGACCACCAGGTAGATGCCGAACAGCACGCCGACGGCGAGCAGGGTGGCCTCGGGCCAGATCAGCACCAGGATGCCGAGGATCAGCGAGGCGCCGCCGGTGAGGAGGATGACCTGCCAGGCGGCCTCGGACAGGGCGCTCAGGGGCCCTTCGAAGGGTGGCTCGGGTTCGGTCCGGGATTCCTGCCGGGGGCCGGTGGCGCCGCCCGGGGGTTCCTCGGTGCGGACCCTTCGGTGGTCTGTGAAGGTGTCGTCGCGGCTGCCCGTGGCATGGACCTTGCGGTCGTCGAACTCCCGTCCCCACGGGGAGCCGCTGCTCGGTGATGGCTCGCTCATACTCCATGGTGAGTACGGCCGCGTCGCTCCCGCCACTGGAGGGAACGGCCCCCGCTCTCAGCCCTGCTGCTTGCCCGCCTTCCCGGCCTTCGCCGCCGCCTTCATCTCCTGCTTGTGTGCGCGCACCCTGGCCAGTGACTCGGGGCCGGTGATGTCGGCGACGGAGCGGAAGGACTTGGCCTCCCCGTACGCCCCGGCCGCCTCCCGCCACCCCTGCGGCCGTACCCCCAGCTGCTTGCCGAGCAGGGCGAGGAAGATCTGCGCCTTCTGCTTCCCGAACCCGGGCAGTTCCTCCAGCCGGCGCAGCAGCTCCGTGCCGCTGCCGGCCCCGCGCCAGACGCCCTCCGCGTCACCGTCGTAGTGCTCGACGAGGTACTGGCACAGCTGCTGGATCCGCTTGGCCATCGATCCCGGGTACCGGTGCACGGCGGGCTTCTCGGCGAGCAGCGCGGCGAAGGCCTCCGGCTCATGGCCGGCGATCTCGTGCGCGTCCAGGTCGTCGGCGCCCAGCCGCCGGGCGATGGTCGCGGGTCCCTTGAACGCCCACTCCATCGGCACCTGCTGGTCCAGCAGCATCCCGACCAGCGCGGCCAGCGGACTGCGCCCGAGCAGGGCGTCGGCGTCGGGGTCCTGGGCGAGGTGCAGAGTCACATCCATGGCTCGATGATCGCGCGTACGGCCGGCCCCCGCCCGCCGGGAGCGGCCGACGCCCCGAACTCCATTGAGCACGACGGCCGATCGCTCCGTACGTAGTACGAGGAGCCGTGCGCCGGGAGAGGGAGGGCCGACGTGGGTGGGGCCGGTGAGGTCGGTGGGGCCGGTGAGGTGTACGGGGCCCGGCCGCTAGGTTTCGCGCGGCGGGCCTGGCGGCCGAGCAGCCGGCTCCGGCGGGACGCCTGGAAGCCGGGTCTGCGAACCCGGCGATTCCGGCTGCCCCAGTGGTCCTGGCGGCCCGGGCTGCGGCTCCGGTGGGACGCCTGGAGGGCGGGGCCGCGGACCCGCCGATCCCGGATGCCCCGGCAATCCTGGCAGCCCCAGCAGTTTCGACAGCCCCAGCAGTTCTGGCAGCTCCAGCTGTTCCGGTGGCGCCAGCCGTTCTGGCAGCTCCAGCTGTTCCGGTGGCGCCAGCAGTTCTGGCAGCTCCAGCTGTTCCGGTGGCGCCAGCAGTTCTGGCAGCTCCAGCTGTTCCGGTGGCGCCAGCAGTTCTGGCAGCTCCAGCCGTTCTGGCAGCTCCAGCGGTCCGGGCTGCCGCTCCGGCGGGCGTTCCGTGCGCTGGTGCCGGTCGCCGGGGTGCTGCTGGTCCTCCTCGGTACGGCGGGCCCCGCGTCGGCACATGCGGCCCTGCGCGGTACCGATCCCGCCGACGGCACCCTCCTCAAGGCGGCCCCCCGTCAACTGACGCTGACCTACACGGAGTCGGTCGGCCTCCTGGACGACTCGTTCCGGCTGTACGACCCCCACAACCGCCGCGTCCGCACGGGCCGGCCCGACCACGTCCCCGACCGCCCCGACACCGTCCGCGTCCCCCTCACCGCCGCGAAGCTGGGCAAGGGCACCTACACGCTGGCCTGGCGGGTGGTGTCCGCCGACAGCCACCCGGTGTCCGGCGCGCTCACCTTCTCGGTCGGCACGCGCACGGCCACGACGCCGATCGCGGACCCTGACCGGGCCGGGAACGGCGTCACCACCGGCCTCTACAACATCGCCCGCTACCTGGCCTACCTGTCCGTGGCACTGCTGCTGGGCACGGCGGCGTTCGTCGCGTACTGCCGGCCGCCGCGCACGGACCGCCTCCGCCGGCCGGTGCGCGTGGCCTGGTGGACCCTCGTGGCCACCGCCGCGGCCCTGTTCCTCCTCCGGGCGCCCTACGAGGAGGGCGCCTCCCCGCTGACGGGCCTGACCGGCTCCGCCCTCGCCCGTACGGCGACGACCCGGCCCGGCGAACTCCTCCTCGCCCGGGTCGCCCTGCTGGCGCTGGCCGCCGGCCTCTACGCCTGGGCCGGCAGCGGACGCCGGCGCCCGGCGCTCCCTAGGCCCGTCCTGCCGGCCGCCGGTCTCGCGCTCGCCGTGGCGCTCTCCCTCACCTGGTCGGCGGCCGAACACGCCTCCGCCGGACTCCAGGTGCCGGTGGCGATCACCGCCGCCACCCTCCATGTCCTGGCCATGTCGGCCTGGCTGGGCGGTCTGACGGCCCTGCTCGTCACGCTCGCCCACACCCCGCCGCCACCGGTCGTCACCCGCTTCTCCCGGCTGGCCTTCGCCTCGGTGACGGTCCTGGTGGTGACCGGCGTCTACCAGTCCTGGCGGGGCCTGGGCTCCTGGCAGGCGCTCACGGACACGACGTACGGCCGCACCCTGCTCGCGAAACTCGTGGCGGTGACCCTGCTGCTGACGGCGGCGGCCTGGTCCCGCCGCTGGACGGCCGCCCTGGCGACGGCGCGGCGGTCCCCGGCGCAGGAGATCCCGGCGTACGACCTCATCCCCCAGCCGGCCGGCGGCTCCCCGGTCCCCCTACCGAAGGCTGCCGAGGGCCCAAGCCCGGCATACCTATCGGCACCCGCCCCTGGCGAAGCCGCCCCCGGCGTCCCGGCGCCCGCCTCCGCCGTACCGGCATCCGCCCCCGGCGTCCCGGCGCCCGCCTCCGCCGTACCGGCATCCGCCCCCGGCGTCCCGGCGCCCGCCGTCCACGACCGCCTCCGCCGCTCCGTCCTCGTCGAAGTGGCCGTCGGAGTCGTCGTCCTGGTGCTCACCACGCTGCTGACGACCACCGTGCCCGGCCGGGCGGCGGCCGAGGCGGTCTCCTCGCCGGATACGGCGGCGGCCACCGGTGCCGGCATCCCGACCGCCCTGGTGACGACCGTCCCCTTCGACGCCGGCACCACCGGCGGCCGCGGCAAACTGCAGATCACCCTCGACCCCGGCCGCGTCGGCACCGGCTCCGTCCAGGTCATCGTCTACGGCGCCGACGGCGGCCTGGCCGCGGTCCCCGAACTCCGCCTCACCCTCACGCTCGCCGCGCGGAAGATCGGCCCCCTGGACACCAGGATCACCGACCGGGGCGGCTACTGGGCGGCCGACTCCTTCACGCTGCCCCTCGCGGGCGACTGGACCGTGAACGCGACGGTGCGGGTGTCGGAGCTGGACCAGGTGACGGTGCACCGGGTGGTGCGAGTGACCGGCTAGCGGATGAGGGCGGCATCGGTCAGGAATCGAGAAGCGTTCACGGCCGGGCCCCGGTTAGCGTGGCCTCAGTCGGCCTTCCCGGCGCCCACGACGGATGGAGTCACGATGAGCATGGCCACGAGGACGGACACGCAGTCGCCCGAGCCGCACACCGCCGACAGCCACGACCTGATCCGGGTGCACGGCGCGCGCGAGAACAACCTCAAGGACGTCAGCGTCGAGATCCCCAAGCGCCGGCTGACCGTGTTCACCGGCGTCTCCGGCTCGGGCAAGAGCTCGCTGGTGTTCGACACCATCGCCGCCGAGTCGCAGCGCCTGATCAACGAGACGTACAGCGCGTTCGTGCAGGGCTTCATGCCGACCCTGGCCCGCCCCGAGGTCGACGTACTCGACGGGCTGACCACGGTGATCACCGTCGACCAGCAGCGGATGGGCGCCGACCCCCGCTCCACCGTCGGCACCGCCACCGACGCCAACGCCATGCTGCGCATCCTCTTCAGCCGGCTCGGCACGCCGCACATCGGCTCGCCCAAGGCGTTCTCCTTCAACGTGGCCTCGATCAGCGGAGCCGGCGCGGTCACCGTGGAGCGCGGCGGCCAGAAGGTCAAGGAGCGCCGCAGCTTCAGCATCACCGGCGGCATGTGCCCGCGCTGCGAGGGCCGCGGCTCCGTCACCGACATCGACCTCACCCAGCTCTACGACGAGGACAAGTCGCTGAACGAGGGCGCCCTCACCATTCCCGGGTACAAGCCGGGCGGCTGGAACTACCGGCTCTACACCGAGTCCGGCCTCTACGACGCCGACAAGCCGATCCGCTCGTACACGAAGAGGCAGTTGCAGGACTTCCTGCACCGCGAGCCGACCCGCATGAAGATCGCGGGCATCAACATGACGTACGAGGGGCTCATCCCGCGCATCCAGAAGTCGATGCTGTCCAAGGACCGGGAGGCGATGCAGCCGCACATCCGGGAGTTCGTTGACCGCGCGGTCACCTTCACCACGTGCCCCGACTGCGACGGCACCCGCCTCAGCGAGGGCGCCCGGTCGTCCAAGATCGGCGGCGTCAGCATCGCCGACGCCTGCGCGATGCAGATCAGCGACCTCGCCGAATGGGTCCGCTCTCTCGCCGAGCCGTCCGTGGCGCCGCTGCTCACCGCGCTGCGGCAGACCCTCGACTCCTTCGTGGAGATCGGCCTCGGCTACCTCTCGCTGGACCGGCCCGCGGGCACGCTGTCCGGCGGTGAGGCGCAGCGGGTCAAGATGATCCGCCACCTCGGCTCCTCGCTCACCGACGTGACGTACGTCTTCGACGAGCCCACCACCGGCCTGCACCCCCACGACATCCAGCGGATGAACGCCCTGCTGCTGCGCCTGCGGGACAAGGGCAACACGGTGCTGGTCGTGGAGCACAAGCCGGAGGTCATCGCCATCGCCGACCACGTCGTCGACCTCGGCCCCGGCGCCGGTACGGCGGGCGGCACCGTCTGCTTCGAGGGCACCGTCGAGGGGCTCAGGGGCGGTGGCACCATCACCGGCCGCCACTACGACGAC
Coding sequences within it:
- a CDS encoding excinuclease ABC subunit UvrA, which gives rise to MSMATRTDTQSPEPHTADSHDLIRVHGARENNLKDVSVEIPKRRLTVFTGVSGSGKSSLVFDTIAAESQRLINETYSAFVQGFMPTLARPEVDVLDGLTTVITVDQQRMGADPRSTVGTATDANAMLRILFSRLGTPHIGSPKAFSFNVASISGAGAVTVERGGQKVKERRSFSITGGMCPRCEGRGSVTDIDLTQLYDEDKSLNEGALTIPGYKPGGWNYRLYTESGLYDADKPIRSYTKRQLQDFLHREPTRMKIAGINMTYEGLIPRIQKSMLSKDREAMQPHIREFVDRAVTFTTCPDCDGTRLSEGARSSKIGGVSIADACAMQISDLAEWVRSLAEPSVAPLLTALRQTLDSFVEIGLGYLSLDRPAGTLSGGEAQRVKMIRHLGSSLTDVTYVFDEPTTGLHPHDIQRMNALLLRLRDKGNTVLVVEHKPEVIAIADHVVDLGPGAGTAGGTVCFEGTVEGLRGGGTITGRHYDDRASLKESVRGATGTLEIRGANRHNLQDVDVDVPLGVLCVVTGVAGSGKSSLIHGSVPAAAGVVSVDQTPIRGSRRSNPATYTGLLEPIRKAFAKANGVKPALFSANSEGACPTCNGAGVVYTDLAIMAGVATTCEDCDGKRFQASVLEYHLGGRDISEVLAMSVTEAEEFFGTGDARTPAAHKILERLTDVGLGYLTLGQPLTTLSGGERQRLKLATHMGDKGGDRSVYVLDEPTTGLHLADVEQLLGLLDRLVDSGKSVVVIEHHQAVMAHADWIIDLGPGAGHDGGRVVFEGTPSELVDARSTLTGEHLAKYVGR
- a CDS encoding helicase HerA-like domain-containing protein, encoding MSDSETLPAEAREIASGYAFTGAALDLGALLWDGSCHAGAPVRIPLPVLNRHGLVAGATGTGKTKTLQLISEQLSAQGVPVFLADVKGDLSGIARPGQANAKVSGRAAEVAQQWTPAGFPAEFYALGGIGHGIPVRATITSFGPVLLSKVLQLNQTQEQSLGLIFHYADTKGLELIDLKDLRAVVAFLTSDEGKEELKNIGGLSTATAGVILRSLTAFEAQGMSDFFGEPEFDTAELLRTSEDGRGIVSVLELPAVQDKPQLFSTFLMWLLADLFHDLPEVGDADKPKLVFFFDEAHLLFNDASKAFLDSITQTVRLIRSKGVGVFFVTQTPKDVPSDVLGQLGNRVQHALRAFTPDDQKALKATVKTFPNSPYDLEELLTGLGTGEAVVTVLSEKGAPTPVAATRLRAPESRMGPVEGAELDRSVQGSPLYGRYAQAVDRESAYEKLTAAAEAEAAAEAPAGGGGGGKAEGRAKAKAKAKDEESLVEQVVSSGMFKSLARSVGTQIGREITRSLFGTARRRR
- a CDS encoding HdeD family acid-resistance protein produces the protein MSEPSPSSGSPWGREFDDRKVHATGSRDDTFTDHRRVRTEEPPGGATGPRQESRTEPEPPFEGPLSALSEAAWQVILLTGGASLILGILVLIWPEATLLAVGVLFGIYLVVSGIFQLVAAFGTHRRTSLRVLAFVSGALSILLGLFCFRGPMQSILLLGLWIGIGWLIRGITQTLAAASDSRMPARGWHAFLGVVTFIAGIVLIDSPFRSVAVLTLLGGWWLIAVGIVEIITAFRVRGRGAAKGARATAQKGV
- a CDS encoding HhH-GPD-type base excision DNA repair protein — translated: MDVTLHLAQDPDADALLGRSPLAALVGMLLDQQVPMEWAFKGPATIARRLGADDLDAHEIAGHEPEAFAALLAEKPAVHRYPGSMAKRIQQLCQYLVEHYDGDAEGVWRGAGSGTELLRRLEELPGFGKQKAQIFLALLGKQLGVRPQGWREAAGAYGEAKSFRSVADITGPESLARVRAHKQEMKAAAKAGKAGKQQG
- a CDS encoding copper resistance protein CopC, with translation MPRQSWQPQQFRQPQQFWQLQLFRWRQPFWQLQLFRWRQQFWQLQLFRWRQQFWQLQLFRWRQQFWQLQPFWQLQRSGLPLRRAFRALVPVAGVLLVLLGTAGPASAHAALRGTDPADGTLLKAAPRQLTLTYTESVGLLDDSFRLYDPHNRRVRTGRPDHVPDRPDTVRVPLTAAKLGKGTYTLAWRVVSADSHPVSGALTFSVGTRTATTPIADPDRAGNGVTTGLYNIARYLAYLSVALLLGTAAFVAYCRPPRTDRLRRPVRVAWWTLVATAAALFLLRAPYEEGASPLTGLTGSALARTATTRPGELLLARVALLALAAGLYAWAGSGRRRPALPRPVLPAAGLALAVALSLTWSAAEHASAGLQVPVAITAATLHVLAMSAWLGGLTALLVTLAHTPPPPVVTRFSRLAFASVTVLVVTGVYQSWRGLGSWQALTDTTYGRTLLAKLVAVTLLLTAAAWSRRWTAALATARRSPAQEIPAYDLIPQPAGGSPVPLPKAAEGPSPAYLSAPAPGEAAPGVPAPASAVPASAPGVPAPASAVPASAPGVPAPAVHDRLRRSVLVEVAVGVVVLVLTTLLTTTVPGRAAAEAVSSPDTAAATGAGIPTALVTTVPFDAGTTGGRGKLQITLDPGRVGTGSVQVIVYGADGGLAAVPELRLTLTLAARKIGPLDTRITDRGGYWAADSFTLPLAGDWTVNATVRVSELDQVTVHRVVRVTG